From uncultured Desulfobacter sp.:
GCATCAATAAGGGAATCGGCAGTTACAGATTCCTTCTTCTAATATACAAAACCTTAAAATAAAGGAGATCAAACATGAAACATCCGGAACGTATTCTCGTTGTATCCATGGGTACGAAACAGGCCCTTAAAGCCGTTCAGTGGGGAATTTCTTTGGCCCGCAATTACGGGGCAGAACTTTTTATCACCCATATCGTGCACAACCCCTTTGGGCTCAAAGGCTGGAGTCTGCCCATATCCTCAGCCAAGATTATAAAGGACGAGTTCACAAAAATACTTGAGGATGCCCACAAAGACCTTCAGGATTATATCAAGACGGAAGATTCCGAAGGGCTGACCATCCAGGAAAGCGTCATCCAGGGGAATCCTGTGCAGGAAATCACAAAATTGATTTCAGAAAAAAATATTGACCTGATGGTTATGACGGCCCATGAGCAGGGTTATATTGAACATCTGATGATGGGTAATGACATTCGGGAACTGATTCAAAAAATGCCCTGTTCCCTGTTCCTTGTCAAAAGAGAACTGGACTATAAGCGCTATGAATGATTCAACACCGCTGTCCGGCGCCTGGCGACGCCGCAGCGGTAGATAGTACCTGAACGAAAACCTGGAAATTTTGTCGAGTACAAGGCGGACGGGAATTTTAACCACAGGCATATATTAAATATTCCGAGGATTAAAATTTCCGCCCAACGAAATAATCGGCCCAATTTACGGTTGTCGGTCAGGCACTGGATAATCGTACCTCAGCGGCAAAGGATAGGCCAGGTCATTGTATACGCAACCGGTACAAAGAGCTACTTTGGGAAAACCGTCAGCCATTTACAGGACGCGGCACTCAAAATCGAAAATTACCTCATAATTCTTGTCGTTGTGCTGGTGGCCGTGATTCTGGCGGTAATTCGGTTCCGGGGCGATCCCATAACTAAGGCCCTCCACTTTTCCTTGGTCCTCACAGTGGCCGCCATTCCGGTGGCCCTGCCAACGGAACTGTCGGTCACATGGCTGTCGGGGCAAGGCTGCTCACGGCCCAAAAGACCATTGTCAGTCGGTTGAATTGATCAAACTAATCTGCTTAGACCACGGCTGATGGCAGGTTCAAGCCGCTGGATATCCTTTTGGGGAACGTCGTATTCTTCAAATACATCTTGCCAACAGGACACGGATTGATACACTTCGCCGATGATCCGGCCCGGATTGGACACTTTATATACATTGCCGATTCTTTCCAGAATCTTTCTGCCTGGAGGCAATGTACCAGCCCCCTGGGGAAAAGATAAGCAATGCTCCCTGTTATGATAAATATCGGGGAGCAGGTCATACGCCGGCGACAAACAAAATCCGGACTCGGTATGAAGCATGGCAAAATTTTTAAGGTGGTCATCGGTGTTGCTAACAGCGGCATTAAATACCATTTGCCGGAACAACGCATCTGTATCTTTTCTGGGCTTGCTACTGAATTTATTGATAATCACAAACATATCCGAATAAGACAAGTTATAATATCCGTCTGCGTCCAGCAAGGTCTCCATGCTGATCATGTGGTTGCGACCGCAGGACGGTGTCATATCAAACCGTTCCACAAGCAGGACGCTTCGGTTGCCGGCTTTCCAGATTAAAAAATTGGGAACATTCAGGCCGGCATTGTCTGCCAGGCAAAGGGTGCCTGCTTCAATTGCTTCAACATGATAGCGGTCATTGAGTTTGGGAAATTTTGCTATCCATTGCCTGCCGTCATTGCTTTTAATCAGGGCCTTAGGACGGGCACCGCCGGGAGAACTGCCGCAAATGAAAAGCGCTTTTAGATCATTCTCATCCACGGGAAGGCCGGCGTCAAAATTTAACGCAGCCTCGACCACCCCGGATAAATCATGGATGGCTGCTGAAGGATCGATATAGGCTTTTTCCCTTCCTGAATAAAAAGATAATGCACCCAGACCGCTTGTTCCCAGAAATTTTAATAAATTGGGAACAGTTTGTTCTGCCCTGGGAATATGGTACTTTGCGGATAAAAGCGCCCTGCCCCAGCTATCCGGCAAGGCATCCTCAAACACGCCATGTACCCCCTGGGGACGGTCCGTCTCAATTTCAGCAGCGCCTAAGGGCAAATGCACCGGATCAAGGGAAAAAGCATCAGGGTTTGACAGGTACTCTTTCGTATACCGGAAAGATCCCTGGATTCTGCCCCGGGTATCAGGCGTGGTAGTAAAAATTTCACCGCAGAACAACTGCCGGCCGTCAGGAAGGGTTATCATAACATTAAGCTTTAACATTACCTAATTACCTACTCCGTTTGACGCGTTGCCGGCCTGCATACTTGTGTTGGATTTCAAACCGTTCGGCCAGCGATTCTTTAGGTGCAATCAGCTTATCCATGTCAGAAAGACAACCAAGAATATCCAACGCTTTTACCCAGGTGCCGATGGACACCTGGGGACTGCCTGTCTCCATTTTGCGCAGCGTAGGGATAGAAACGCCGATCCTGAATGCAAAATCCCCCTGGGAGTCTTCCCGCATCAATCTGGCCTGCCTCAGGCGCTGCCCAAGCGGAGTTAGTACATTACGACAAACCACATCAACCATAATCACCTCATAAATAAAACAAATATTTATTTGCTTTATAAGATATATAACCATATAAAACAAATAAATATTTGTGTTATCATAAATTCAAAAACATTCCAACGACCTACCCCAAACCAGAAAAAGAAAGGCCGAACTTATATCTTTACAATCCCCATATCTATTGATAAAAATCCTGGAATGGCCTGCGGCTCAGGTCAACGTGTTCTTATCCATCATTTAAACCAGGAGATTATCCAATCGAAAAATGACACACGAACTGACTGAATATGAAGCGAAACAGTTTTCCGCCATTCAGGCATGGAAAACCGAAGAACCTGGTGTCATCAGCAAATCCCTGGGGACGGTTTTTGCGCCGGTATCCTGGCTGACCCAAAAAATCATTCCGGAAAAAGCAATCCGGAGTGCCGTCTACGCAGCGATTAAAACAGCAGATAAACTAACCGACAGTGGTGATATAAAAAAATCGGGAAATGTTTCCGAAATCAGGGAACTATTAAAAAAAGACCTGGTATTTCTAGACAAACTTTCCTCAAATGTACATAACTGGGCTATCGGTCTTGCTACGACCGGCGGTATTGCCACAGGCCTGGGCGGTGCGGTCACCCTTGCGGCAGATGTCCCGGCAATGGTCACTTTGGCATTGCGAACTATTTATAAAATCGGCCTGTGCTATGGATACGAGCCAAAAACAAATGATGACAGGCTTTTCATTCTCGCGGTTCTGGCCATCTCCAGTGCCAATTCCATCGGTGACAAAATGATTGCCCTCAACACGCTTCATGCCGTCAGGGCCAACCCTGAAAATTCTCCGGAGCCATCACCCGATGATACGACAGAATCAACACCAAAAAAACCTATAACCAAAAAAGATACTGACATTGGTATCGACCACCTCTCAAAGGCAATCGGGCTAAATATCACGAAACGAAAAATGCTCCAGCTCATTCCTGCCGTTGGTGCGGTCGTAGGCGGTTCGGTAAACGGGTGGTATTTGAAGGATATTGGATGGTCAGCCCGCAGAGCTTATCAGGAAAGATGGCTTGCGGACAAGTATTCCGAATTGACAATACCAAATCATTGAGCACTCCCCGATATGAAGTGATAATTTTTTCCAAGTTTAAGGCAAAAAATAAATTTGGCCACAGGCATACATGCAATATTTCGAGGAGCGAATGTATTTCTCCAACGCAAAAATTGGGGAAATAAGCATTCTGCAACAGTCTGTCGACACACTTGCAATATGCGCTTGCGTTAGGATTCCGCGGCCGATAAACATCAAGGTCGATTATATTTTTGGCTCATGTCGCGTTTTGGGGTCTTTTGAAATTTGATAACAAAAAAGCAAAAATTGAATTGCATTACGGATCGTTATGATAGTAGATATTCGCCTTGCTATTAACTGGTTAAACTAGGATTGGAGCCAATGAAGGTAAATATCAAGACCCTGATAGATGATGTACAATGCTATGAAACCGTTCGTGAACTGCATTGGCCCAAAATACGTGAGTGTCCGTTTTGTGATTCCATAAATACAATCAAAAAAGGTTTCGATGATAGGGAATCCGCCAAACAGCGTTATGAATGCAAAGAGTGCGGAAAACGCTTCGATGATCTCACCGGGACCATTTTTGCCGGACATCACCAACCCCTTAAAGTGTGGATATTGTGCCTTTATTTCATGGGGTTGAATTTGTCCAACAACCAGATTTCCAAAGAGTTGGACCTTAATCGTGGAGATGTTCACAATATGGCTGCTCAGCTACGCGAAGGCGTGGTAAAAAAAAGCCTCAGATAATCCTTCAGGATGAGGTTGAGTGCGATGAGGTGTATATCATTGCAGGGCACAAAGGCAACCCCGAGGCTGTATCAAAAAAAGGCCGAGATGGTCGCCGTAACCGATTAAAGGGTTCTAGAGGGCGTGGTACGCTGGAAAAAGAGAAGCCACCTATTTTCGGGATGATACAACGGTGTGGGCAAGTTGTGATTCAAATGCTCCCCAATGTCCGGCAGGCCACCATTGAGCCTTTGATAAAGGCCACTATACAACCAGGAACATTGGTCTATACCGATGAGTATTCCATTTATAACCGGTTGGATGAATGGGGTTATGACCATGAAAGTGTGAATCATGGAGCCGGTGAATATGCCAGAGACGATGATGGAGACGGGTTTTATGAAGTTCATGTGAATACAATGGAAGGCTTCTGGTCATTACTCCGAAGCTGGATTCGCCCACATCGGGGTATCTCACAGGAAAAACTTCCTTTTTACCTCGGATTTTTTGAGTTCGTTCATAATGTTGGTAAACGAGGGAAATCCCTGCTTCATTCACTTATTGAAGTGATGATCAAGTAAGACCCCAAAACGCGACATGAGCCTAGTACCTGGTATCGGGAGTATTACCTGAGCCGTTAAGCCAAAATAAAAAAGGAGAAATCGTGATGAGAAAGCTTTCTATTATTCAAATTATTATAGCTGTTTTTTTCACATTAATGCTCAGCATCGCCCATGCGGCACCGGTTGTCATCCTGGATGTTTCTTCCTCGGAAATCAACGTTGGCGATGTTCTTGAAATTGATGTCATCGTTAAGGGACTAAGTAGTTCCGATGGTATTCTTGCCTTTGGCTTCGACATTGGCGTTTCTTCAGGATTAGATTTCACCGGCGCTGTTATCGGCTCTGATTTCAGAGACCTGTCTTCTTCGTTTTCAAGCACTGATGTGGCTGGCCTGTCATTTCCGCCATTATCCGGGGGAGATGATATTGTTTTAGCGGCCCTTAGTTTTGGGGTTCTATCTTCGGGAACCCTTGAAATAAATCTGGAATCTGATATTAGTGACCCTAACGAGGGGCTTTTCACCACATTATATCCTCAACTAGACATTACATCTTCCATAAAATTCAACCTTGCCCCAATCCCGGTCCCCTCCTCGTTTATACTCCTCGGGGCAGGTCTGCTGGGTATCATAGGGTATCGGTCCCGGCCCATTCATCCATGTACAGGTAGCTAAATTCCGAAAAGGCCTGCACCCGGACAGGTTCATAGAGCGACTACTGAATCGGGTGCAGAAAAATCAGTGAATTTCAGAATTTACAAATAACTTCCCACCTGGTTCATGGCGTTTACAATAGCAGACACATCCACATGTTTTTCAAAATGCCTGGCCAGCATGTCGTACTGCCTGTCCCGGCCCTGCAGGCCGCATGATTCCGGGGGCTCAAGTTCGCTTAAGCCCAGAAGCGAAAGCCATTTTTTCAGGATGGGGGCGGAGTCAAAAAAGCCGTGCATGTAGGTACCCATGATTCGGCCCGAGTCGGCCACAGCTCCGTCAAAATCAATGCAGGCATGTTGGTTTCTTTCTTTTACGTTTAACAGACCGTTTTTTGCCGCCTTGCCCGAAGCGATTCGATCGGCGGAAACTGTCCGGCCCATGTGGATTTCATAGCCCAAACCAGGGACGCCCTCCCATTCAAACCGGGAAATTGTGGTGGTTTTAGGTGCTTTGAGCACCGCTTCAAGGGGGAGAAGCCCCAACCCATCAGTGTCGCCCGGGATGCCTTCAAGGCCGTGGGGATCATGGACTTTTGTGCCCAGCATCTGATAGCCGCCGCATATGCCCAGGACATGACCACCGTTTTCAACGTAGGCCTGAATTTTGGAGGTCCATCCGGTTTTAGCAAGCCAGTTCAAGTCACTGCGAGTGCTCTTGGAACCGGGCAGGATTACGGCTTTATAGGCGGACAGATCCCTTGGGTGTTCAACAAAATCCACGCCCAATCCTTCCACCTGGAACAGGACATCAAAATCGGTGAAATTGGAGATATGGGGGGTGCGCACCACCAGCACCGTGGGGATTTTGGCCGGATCAGTTTTAGCCACGGCATGTTCGATCACCACGGAATCTTCGTTGGGGATATGATGATTCACCCAGGGCAGCACACCGAAAACCGGTTTGCCGGTCTTTTTTTCAATCCAGTCCACACCATCTTTAAATAACGCGATATCACCCCGGAACCGATTGATGACAAAGCCTGCGATTTGGTCCTGTTCGGCCTTATTCAAACAAGCCAGGGTCCCCACGATCTGGGCAAACACCCCGCCCCGGTCAATGTCAGCGGTGAGAATCACCGGTGCCTTGGCATAGGCGGCCATTTTCAGATTTACGATATCCCGTGCCATGAGATTGACTTCAGCGCAGGAACCGGCTCCTTCCAGCACCACCACATCATTGGTGGCACGCAGGCGGTCCAGGGCGCCGCAGGCCGTATCCCAGAGCTTTGCCTTTTCCCGGTGATATTCAGCCGCAGACAGATCTTTATGCACCTTCCCCAGCAGCACCACCTGGGAGCCGATCTGGGTCACGGGCTTGAGCAGCACCGGGTTCATGTCCACATGGGGAGCAATGCGGGCGGCTTCGGCCTGGACAATTTGGGCCCGGCCCATTTCAAGGCCTTCCGGAGTAACCCCTGAATTATTGGACATATTCTGTGCCTTGTAAGGGGCTACCTTATGCCCGCGGTCGGAAAAAATCCGGCAAAGGGCTGTGGCAACCACGCTTTTGCCCACATCAGAACCTGTACCCAGGGCGGCGATACATTTTGCCTTTTTTAAATTTTCACTCATATCTTATATTTCTTGCTGTACCCCCGGGGGGTGATCATAAAATCATTGTAAATAAAGGTGGAACTGTTTCCCACAATAACGATGCTCTGCATGCCCACATCAGCCTTATCCAGGTCCTTAAGGGCACACAACGCCACCTTCTGGTTGTCACGCATAGCGCCTGTGACAATACCCACGGGGGTGTTGCCTGCCCGATACTTAAGAATAATCTCCATGGCCCGGCTGAGCTGCCAGTCGCGCTTTTTACTTTTGGGGTTGTAAATATTGATAACAAAATCAGCAGAGGCTGCCGCATCCAGGCGCTTTTCAATCATCTCCCAGGGGGTGAGCAGATCGCTGAGGCTGACAGTTGCAAAATCATGGGTCAACGGCGCGCCCAACAGCGCGGCACCGGCAGCAAGCGCCGGGATGCCCGGCACCACCTCAACACACAGGCTATCCTTTTCGCCGGTATTGCAGGCAATTTTTTTGAGCGCCAGCATTTCCAAAACCAGACCGGCCATGGCGTAGATGCCTGCATCACCGCCGGAAATCAGGGCACAGACGTGACCATCAAGGGCGGCATCAATAGCGGCCTGAACCCGGTCCACCTCCTTGGTCATGCCTGTGGTCAGAATCTTTTTGTCCTTAATCACATCTTCAATCAGTTCAATATAAGTCTTGTACCCCACCACAATATCACAGGCTACCAGCACCTGGCGTGCCCGGCCGGACATATGGTCGGCCTTTCCGGGTCCTGTGCCTACGATGTAAAGGGTATTGCCGCCAGGGCAAGGGTGACTGTGACTGTCCGGCCGGCTGTTTTCGGTATTAACAGATTTGTCCTGCCCGTTGCCGGCATGGCTGTTGCTTTGCATACGCTTTCCACTGTTCCTTTCTTTTTACTCATTCTGAGAGCATCACAAAAAAATAGGCTGCTCATGGCTGAAACCCTATACAGCTTCTACTGCCAGGTTTTTAATTCATTTGTAATTTGATGGTAACGCTCAATAATCTGTTTACGCTTCATCTGAAAAAACAGAAAACTTGCTGTAAAAAAAATACCTGCCAGAAGAAATAAAACGCCTATGAATAAGGTGATATTTTCCGGGGGCTGATTAATAATAATGTGGGATATAACACCCATAGCATTTACAATAAAAAAAGTTATGCCCAAATAAAGGAAAATTCTGATTCTCACCGAAATTCCGGCAATGGCAAGGCCTGCTGATATTAATGTTGCAGCAACCGGAAACCATACAGAGCCGTTAAAATCCATTATATTGTAAAATGATGCTGTCCCGCAAAGAATAAGGGATAAGACCAGCCTCATCTTTTTTGCATTTTCCTGATCCAGTTTATCCTTGAAAAGTTCGGTAAGGATAAGTGCACTGGTCATTGAGGGAAATATGTAAAACAGAATATTTTCAAATCCGGCATTGTAAAAATAAATCAATACAGCAACGTTAATAAAAACAACGGTATAAATGGTATAAGCATTTATACGGGCCTTTGACAACCACACATTAAAAACAGCCATGAGAATTGATGACAATTCGGCATGGTGAAATTCTCCCGTAAGGCTTCCTTTAAAAAGAAACTGGAGAACCTGGAGATAAAGCCAGCCGATTAAACTGTAAACCTGGATGGTTTTTTGAAAATATTGTGCAAAATCAGGTATTTTCTTCTTAAAAATTTCTCTTATACCTGCCACTGCAAAAGCAATGGCAATAAGAAAATACCCGTCTGCAGGAGAACCGAACTCTAATGTTTCCTGGATATCAAGTTTCCATCGTACCAGGACCAGAATTAACCAGAAAAAAATTTCAGCCTGTTTGACATGAAAAAGGGTTCTGTCTTTAAGTGCATAGCTCGTAAAAACAGATGCAATAACGGCGAGCAAAAAAGCTGTAAGACTCACAGGCAGCCATTTATAGATATACCAGTCAAAGTTTATTAAAAGGCCGGCAATGCCAATAACCGCAGAAATATACGAAAGAATGAATAAAGCCTGTTTGCTATTTTGAGTCCATTCATCCAGGAAATAAAAACGCATCTTTGCAGCAAAGGCTTTAACCTGTTTTGTCCTGATGAGAAGGCAAAGAATAAGAGGAGCCCCAATATTGAGCAACGCCCAGGCAATGAAAAACTCTTTTTGAACGCCTTTGCAAAGACAAATCAGGACAATAAAACTAATGACAGGCCATAAAGCAAAATGATATTTGCCTGGAACGGCAAAAGGCCTGTCTGGAATAGCGCTCCAACAAATTAAAGGGGACAGTATATAAAGTATGCCTGAAGGCCTCAAAAGATTGAACTGGATAATCAGCAGATAATATACGGCAGCCAAAAAAAGAAAAACCCAATTATGAATGGGAAAAGCAAAGTTTTGCCTGAGCCTTGAAATGGTGGAAAACATCAATAAACCACCCATGGGCATGCTCCAGAGCAATGCATGGACGCTGGAAGAAAACAATCCTGCAAAAAAAAATAAGACCGCCATCTGCATGATGATTACAGGAAGCGTTTTATCATGATATTTAAAGAAAAATATGAATAAGCCGGCAATTGAAATCAGAAGTGTGGCCACGTCAAGGCCGTTTGTAAAAATCAGCTGAATGATGCAGACCTGGGCTGCGGCCGCGCAGATAAAATAAAGAATCACACAAAGTTGTTCATACGCTGTGTGATCTATACCGGTTAATCTGATGAAAATCCTTTGGGGGCTGTATTTAAAGAAAAAATAAATCTGGGTCAGATAAAGCCAGATTAAAATAGATAAAATAATTGTGCAGGGCCAAAAAAGCTGCACCAGATACCAGGAACCAAGAATAAATCCTGAACAGAACAATAAAATTCCAAGCAGGCACAGCCCTTTCCATTCCGAGTATGCGTTCAGCCTTAAAAAAGTCAGCCCAATGAGTATGATGACGGGTGAATGGACAAAATATCCGGTCCCGTCAAACACCTGATCAGGAAAAAAAACCGCCTGCAAGGGAAGCTGCTGTAGATAAAGAAAGGTTCCTAAGCTCATTAAAATACCGGCAGCCAAAACATCTTCCAGAACTTTTCCTTTTTTTGCCTCAACCCTGAATAAAAAATAAAATCCGGGTGCAGGGATCAGGTACATGGTCATGTTGGCAAAGGGTAACAGAAAAAAACAGAAAGACCAGACCGCCATGATCAGAGAAATTCTGTAAAGCGCTTTGTGCAAAGGCTTTACCGTGGATAAGCAGAAACGGAAAAAAAGACAGACAAAAAGCAATATAATTGCGCTGACCAAAAACCTTAATTCATACTGTTCGGACAGTACATGGAATTTTACAAAATTAACTGACAGCAGGCACATGACCAGGACACTGAGAAACACAGACGTTTTTTCCCTGTGTACGCTTAATGTGTTTTTCATTAGGCTGCCTCCGTTTTAATTGAGCTTTTGATTCTTTCATAAACCTGAAAGACTGCAATAGTAAAAATCACACCGGCACTGAACAAATGCAGGCTATTTAGTTGATGTTTGAGAAACAACGGATAAAATATTAAAAACATAAAGGCATTGGCGTAGGCAAAGATACCCACTGTTGCAAACCCAAGAAAATCTTTTATTACGGCGTCTTCAATCTGGGCACGGTAGGAGAAAAGCATATATGGAATCAGTAAGTACAAAAGAAAATGGTTAAGAGGTTTTGACAATGTTAAAAAACCAACAAAATGAACTGTGAGGCAAGCAAAGACGAATATCTCACAGGCATGGGCAAGGCGGCTTTTATAATCAATTTTACCCGGACGGCTTTCCATGGGCCGGCTAATATTGTGCTTTACTCCGAGAACCAATAATCCTTCAAACAAAGAAAAAAGGATCATTCCTGATACAAGTGCCACAAAAAGGCTGTTAAAAACCAAAAAAGAGATACACACATAAAAAAAAGCTTTCATACCGTACAAAAACAAAGAATGAAAATAACGATTTCCTGCATGGACAAGAAAAAGTCCTGCAACTATGATGTATGGAAAATTTTTTATAAGATCAGGATGTAACGGGTAAAATACCTGATAGCAAAAAAATACGGGTATTATTACGCCAATAATACAGGCGGCTGCAAAAAGCCATACATGAAAAATCCGGCAATATCCGGCAACCAGCTTGTTGTCTCTTTTTTCAAGAATAAACCCCGGTATAAAAAGAGTTGCTGCAACAAGTATCAAAAGGTTCAGCAGGTAAGGTCCAAGAATATTTAAAAATGCTTCGGGAGCCGGGGTGTTTAAAAAATCTATAATGGGTTGCCGGTTGAACGAACAATAACCCAGAACGATTAAAATTATAAGGTGCAGAGGAACAAGGTGTCCATAGCGTTCAATCTTTTTTACCACCAGTGTGTTATGGATATAAACGACTGCCATGACAACACTTGCTACCAGCAAAATTCTACCCGGGCCGGACCCGGGAAAAAGCACCATATAAAAAGGATATAAGCAAAATGCGAATGCAATTGAAAAATAGTTAAATATAAAATTCAACTGCTTCATGGGAATGGATATGGATTCTTTATAATCGGGTTTTATTCTAACTGCCCGGCAACAACAATCATATAGGAAAAATATAACCAGACACCAGGGTGCAATGAAGATCAAAGGCACATATGATGACACGCTGAAAAGAATAAAACCAATAGGCCAGAGAACAATATATCCGCAATTTTTAAAATTGTACTTTTTTATAAAGTAACAAAAAACAGCAAGGACAGTGATCAATGCCAAAAGCACCTTAAAGGCATGAACGTTAAAATGCCAGGGTCCTGAATTGAGAAGTGTAAAATGCAAGCTTGCCTTTATCAATGCCATGACTGCCATGGCCCACCCTGCAAGCTCAAAGGGGAAATACAGAAACGATTTGGATCTTAGCGGGAGTTCATGATTGAAAACCATATCATAATCTTCGGTCTGCCAAACAGAGCGAACCTTAAACTGATGAGAAAGAAAAAGTGCCGCCATGCCGGCAATGCTGGTCCCAAGACCGGATTTCATCTGAATCCCTGTTATTTCCCAGACCATGGAACCCAAAATGGCTGCTATTAAGAAGGCGGCATACACTGGTAACTGGGACATTGTTTTTCTTGCAGTTACCGCCAAAGAGACCAGAAGCGCAATAAAGGCCGGAACAAGCAGAAACCCGATTTTGGAAAAAGACAGATAACCCGTCAGGCAGACATGAATAAAGGCGCAGCCTGAAACAATATTGAGTACAAAGGCGACACCGATTTTATTGCTGT
This genomic window contains:
- a CDS encoding universal stress protein, with amino-acid sequence MKHPERILVVSMGTKQALKAVQWGISLARNYGAELFITHIVHNPFGLKGWSLPISSAKIIKDEFTKILEDAHKDLQDYIKTEDSEGLTIQESVIQGNPVQEITKLISEKNIDLMVMTAHEQGYIEHLMMGNDIRELIQKMPCSLFLVKRELDYKRYE
- a CDS encoding type II toxin-antitoxin system HipA family toxin, encoding MLKLNVMITLPDGRQLFCGEIFTTTPDTRGRIQGSFRYTKEYLSNPDAFSLDPVHLPLGAAEIETDRPQGVHGVFEDALPDSWGRALLSAKYHIPRAEQTVPNLLKFLGTSGLGALSFYSGREKAYIDPSAAIHDLSGVVEAALNFDAGLPVDENDLKALFICGSSPGGARPKALIKSNDGRQWIAKFPKLNDRYHVEAIEAGTLCLADNAGLNVPNFLIWKAGNRSVLLVERFDMTPSCGRNHMISMETLLDADGYYNLSYSDMFVIINKFSSKPRKDTDALFRQMVFNAAVSNTDDHLKNFAMLHTESGFCLSPAYDLLPDIYHNREHCLSFPQGAGTLPPGRKILERIGNVYKVSNPGRIIGEVYQSVSCWQDVFEEYDVPQKDIQRLEPAISRGLSRLV
- a CDS encoding helix-turn-helix transcriptional regulator, translated to MVDVVCRNVLTPLGQRLRQARLMREDSQGDFAFRIGVSIPTLRKMETGSPQVSIGTWVKALDILGCLSDMDKLIAPKESLAERFEIQHKYAGRQRVKRSR
- a CDS encoding EcsC family protein → MTHELTEYEAKQFSAIQAWKTEEPGVISKSLGTVFAPVSWLTQKIIPEKAIRSAVYAAIKTADKLTDSGDIKKSGNVSEIRELLKKDLVFLDKLSSNVHNWAIGLATTGGIATGLGGAVTLAADVPAMVTLALRTIYKIGLCYGYEPKTNDDRLFILAVLAISSANSIGDKMIALNTLHAVRANPENSPEPSPDDTTESTPKKPITKKDTDIGIDHLSKAIGLNITKRKMLQLIPAVGAVVGGSVNGWYLKDIGWSARRAYQERWLADKYSELTIPNH
- a CDS encoding transposase, whose product is MKVNIKTLIDDVQCYETVRELHWPKIRECPFCDSINTIKKGFDDRESAKQRYECKECGKRFDDLTGTIFAGHHQPLKVWILCLYFMGLNLSNNQISKELDLNRGDVHNMAAQLREGVVKKSLR
- a CDS encoding IS1595 family transposase — encoded protein: MYIIAGHKGNPEAVSKKGRDGRRNRLKGSRGRGTLEKEKPPIFGMIQRCGQVVIQMLPNVRQATIEPLIKATIQPGTLVYTDEYSIYNRLDEWGYDHESVNHGAGEYARDDDGDGFYEVHVNTMEGFWSLLRSWIRPHRGISQEKLPFYLGFFEFVHNVGKRGKSLLHSLIEVMIK
- a CDS encoding cobyric acid synthase: MSENLKKAKCIAALGTGSDVGKSVVATALCRIFSDRGHKVAPYKAQNMSNNSGVTPEGLEMGRAQIVQAEAARIAPHVDMNPVLLKPVTQIGSQVVLLGKVHKDLSAAEYHREKAKLWDTACGALDRLRATNDVVVLEGAGSCAEVNLMARDIVNLKMAAYAKAPVILTADIDRGGVFAQIVGTLACLNKAEQDQIAGFVINRFRGDIALFKDGVDWIEKKTGKPVFGVLPWVNHHIPNEDSVVIEHAVAKTDPAKIPTVLVVRTPHISNFTDFDVLFQVEGLGVDFVEHPRDLSAYKAVILPGSKSTRSDLNWLAKTGWTSKIQAYVENGGHVLGICGGYQMLGTKVHDPHGLEGIPGDTDGLGLLPLEAVLKAPKTTTISRFEWEGVPGLGYEIHMGRTVSADRIASGKAAKNGLLNVKERNQHACIDFDGAVADSGRIMGTYMHGFFDSAPILKKWLSLLGLSELEPPESCGLQGRDRQYDMLARHFEKHVDVSAIVNAMNQVGSYL
- the cobJ gene encoding precorrin-3B C(17)-methyltransferase yields the protein MQSNSHAGNGQDKSVNTENSRPDSHSHPCPGGNTLYIVGTGPGKADHMSGRARQVLVACDIVVGYKTYIELIEDVIKDKKILTTGMTKEVDRVQAAIDAALDGHVCALISGGDAGIYAMAGLVLEMLALKKIACNTGEKDSLCVEVVPGIPALAAGAALLGAPLTHDFATVSLSDLLTPWEMIEKRLDAAASADFVINIYNPKSKKRDWQLSRAMEIILKYRAGNTPVGIVTGAMRDNQKVALCALKDLDKADVGMQSIVIVGNSSTFIYNDFMITPRGYSKKYKI